One region of Mus pahari chromosome 16, PAHARI_EIJ_v1.1, whole genome shotgun sequence genomic DNA includes:
- the LOC110334001 gene encoding histone H2B type 1-A, whose protein sequence is MPEVVVKGATISKKGFKKAVTKTQKKEGRKRKRCRKESYSIYIYKVLKQVHPDTGISSKAMSIMNSFVTDIFERIASEASRLAHYNKRSTITSREIQTAVRLLLPGELAKHAVSEGTKAVTKYTSSK, encoded by the coding sequence ATGCCGGAGGTGGTGGTAAAGGGCGCTACTATTTCCAAGAAAGGCTTCAAGAAAGCGGTCACCAAGACCCAGAAGAAGGAGGGCCGGAAACGAAAGAGATGCCGTAAGGAGAGCTATTCCATTTACATCTATAAGGTGCTGAAGCAAGTGCACCCAGACACCGGCATCTCCTCCAAGGCCATGAGCATCATGAACTCCTTTGTGACCGACATCTTCGAGCGCATTGCGAGCGAGGCGTCCCGCCTGGCTCATTACAACAAGCGCTCGACCATCACGTCCCGGGAGATCCAGACGGCCGTGCGCCTGCTGCTGCCCGGGGAGCTGGCCAAGCACGCCGTGTCCGAGGGCACCAAGGCCGTCACCAAGTACACCAGCTCCAAGTGA